A portion of the Chondrinema litorale genome contains these proteins:
- a CDS encoding Na(+)-translocating NADH-quinone reductase subunit A, with the protein MSKSIKLKKGFTINLAGKAEKKIGPDITPDTYVLKPTDFPGMSRPKVTFKEGDTVKAGTPLLFDKKADNIMFASPVSGEIVAVERGAKRKLLGIKILADKEIVYDEGKKFSISEIESLNADEAKEIMLTKGVWPNIIQRPYAVIANPEDTPKSIFISAFDSHPLAPDYAFIFKDQDKYFQAGVEILKKLTKGPIHVNINGDDEVPAIFSKAKNIQLNKFYGKHPAGNVGVQIHHIDPINVGDIVWTLNPYGVIQIGKLFMDGIYDASKIIAVAGSEVKTPQYYKTYLGASVKKFVEGNLKNEHVRVVSGNVLTGENIGIEGSLGYYDNMISVLPEGDNERFVLTEGWFSVTKNRLSFHRALGLFSFLNSGNKEYVLDTNTNGQKRAFVMTGAFEKVVPMDIYPTHLLKAILAEDFDEMEALGIYEVAEEDLALCEYIDVSKHDVQSIVRKGINLMMEG; encoded by the coding sequence ATGTCAAAAAGCATTAAGTTAAAGAAAGGATTCACCATCAATCTCGCAGGTAAAGCCGAGAAAAAAATTGGCCCCGATATCACGCCCGATACTTACGTATTAAAACCCACTGATTTTCCAGGAATGTCCAGACCTAAAGTGACATTTAAAGAAGGAGATACAGTGAAAGCAGGAACTCCTTTATTGTTCGATAAAAAGGCAGATAATATCATGTTTGCTTCTCCAGTTAGTGGAGAGATCGTAGCAGTAGAAAGAGGAGCAAAAAGAAAGCTTCTTGGTATTAAGATACTCGCAGACAAGGAAATTGTATATGATGAGGGCAAGAAATTTTCAATTTCTGAAATTGAAAGTTTGAATGCAGACGAAGCAAAAGAAATTATGCTTACAAAAGGAGTCTGGCCTAATATTATTCAAAGACCATATGCAGTAATTGCTAATCCTGAAGATACTCCTAAATCTATATTTATTTCTGCCTTTGATAGCCACCCTCTGGCACCAGATTATGCTTTTATCTTTAAAGATCAAGACAAATACTTTCAAGCTGGTGTAGAGATCTTGAAAAAATTAACTAAAGGACCTATCCATGTAAATATTAATGGAGATGATGAGGTTCCTGCAATTTTTTCAAAAGCTAAAAATATTCAACTTAACAAGTTTTATGGCAAGCACCCTGCTGGAAACGTTGGTGTTCAAATTCACCATATCGATCCAATTAATGTAGGAGATATTGTTTGGACGCTTAACCCTTATGGTGTTATCCAGATAGGTAAATTATTTATGGATGGCATTTACGATGCCAGCAAAATAATCGCTGTAGCAGGTTCTGAAGTAAAAACACCTCAATACTATAAAACTTATTTAGGTGCTTCTGTAAAGAAATTTGTTGAGGGCAACCTTAAAAACGAACATGTTAGGGTGGTTTCAGGAAATGTACTTACAGGAGAAAATATTGGGATAGAAGGAAGTTTGGGATATTATGATAATATGATCTCTGTACTCCCTGAAGGCGATAACGAAAGATTTGTACTTACTGAAGGATGGTTTTCAGTTACTAAAAATAGATTGAGCTTTCACAGAGCATTAGGGTTATTTTCTTTCCTAAATTCTGGAAACAAAGAATATGTACTAGATACTAATACAAATGGCCAGAAAAGAGCATTTGTAATGACTGGTGCATTTGAAAAAGTGGTTCCAATGGATATTTATCCAACCCATTTGTTAAAAGCCATCCTTGCTGAAGACTTTGATGAAATGGAAGCACTTGGTATTTACGAAGTAGCAGAAGAAGACCTAGCACTTTGCGAATACATAGATGTTTCTAAACATGATGTACAGTCTATTGTAAGAAAAGGTATTAATCTTATGATGGAAGGCTGA
- a CDS encoding NADH:ubiquinone reductase (Na(+)-transporting) subunit B, which yields MKFIQDFLHKVKPQFEKGGKYEKYFYIFEAHETLFFTPADTTKSKGVQVRDAIDLKRMMMTVIVALLPCLLFGIWNVGHQHFLATGEGGELIDKVIFGAIQVLPIVVVSYGVGLGIEFTFATIRRHEVNEGFLVTGMLIPLIMPATIPLWQVAMATAFAVILGKEVFGGTGMNILNVAMTARAFLYFAYPTDISGDVWTALDGVASVEGYSGATALALAASTQTGSVLDSFASSWNPEMYTFTSMFLGTIPGSIGETSTLACLIGAAVLVFTGIGSGRIILTVFAGAYVMGLIFNLAGANPFMGLPPHYHWVIGGLAFGATFMATDPVTGTHTDTGKWIYGFLIGMLTVLIRVFNPAYPEGIMLAVLLMNVFAPLIDFYVIQANKKRRLKRATV from the coding sequence ATGAAGTTCATACAGGATTTTCTACATAAAGTAAAACCGCAATTTGAGAAAGGGGGCAAATATGAAAAGTATTTTTACATATTTGAAGCTCACGAAACCCTTTTCTTTACTCCTGCTGATACAACTAAATCTAAGGGAGTTCAGGTAAGAGACGCTATCGATCTTAAAAGGATGATGATGACAGTGATCGTTGCACTGCTTCCATGTTTATTATTTGGAATCTGGAACGTTGGTCATCAGCATTTTTTAGCTACAGGTGAAGGTGGAGAGCTTATCGATAAAGTTATTTTTGGAGCTATTCAAGTATTACCAATTGTAGTGGTTTCTTATGGTGTTGGTTTGGGTATAGAATTTACTTTTGCTACCATTAGAAGACACGAAGTAAACGAAGGTTTCCTTGTAACAGGGATGCTTATTCCTTTAATTATGCCTGCAACAATTCCATTATGGCAAGTTGCAATGGCTACTGCTTTTGCAGTAATTCTTGGAAAAGAAGTTTTTGGAGGTACAGGAATGAATATTTTGAATGTGGCTATGACAGCCAGAGCATTCTTATACTTCGCCTACCCTACTGATATTTCTGGTGATGTTTGGACTGCACTGGACGGAGTTGCTTCTGTTGAAGGTTACTCTGGTGCTACTGCATTAGCTTTAGCAGCTTCTACACAAACTGGTTCTGTTTTAGATTCTTTTGCATCTAGCTGGAATCCAGAAATGTATACTTTCACTAGTATGTTTTTAGGAACTATTCCTGGTTCAATTGGAGAAACTTCTACTTTAGCTTGTCTAATTGGTGCAGCAGTATTAGTTTTTACTGGCATTGGCAGTGGAAGAATTATTCTTACTGTATTTGCAGGAGCATATGTAATGGGTCTTATTTTTAACTTAGCAGGAGCTAATCCATTTATGGGGCTTCCACCACATTACCATTGGGTAATTGGAGGTCTTGCTTTTGGAGCTACTTTTATGGCTACAGACCCTGTTACTGGTACACACACTGATACCGGAAAATGGATTTACGGTTTCCTAATTGGTATGCTAACTGTACTTATCAGGGTATTTAACCCAGCATATCCAGAAGGTATCATGCTAGCGGTATTATTAATGAATGTATTCGCACCGCTTATAGATTTTTATGTTATCCAAGCTAACAAAAAAAGGAGGTTAAAACGTGCAACAGTCTAA
- the nqrC gene encoding NADH:ubiquinone reductase (Na(+)-transporting) subunit C — protein sequence MQQSNTYIIAFAAGLTIVLGGLLSLAAVGLKEQQQISIELDTKKQILSAVMDVEGKAKQDLAVVYDERIKSTAINYDGEVLEDVVPEDINVDKEYKKEPEDRKYPVYMFMSESDPEKYEAIIVPIYGFGLWDYIWGYVALEDDLNTIKGVSFDHKGETPGLGARITDLPVQQRYQGKTINDESGKYVSVEMVKGENHTGLGEHEVDGLSGATMTANGVNDMLYNYLEYYQAYLKKLKGGESISSL from the coding sequence GTGCAACAGTCTAACACTTATATAATCGCATTTGCAGCAGGTCTTACAATTGTTCTAGGAGGACTTTTATCTCTTGCTGCTGTTGGTCTTAAAGAGCAACAACAAATATCTATAGAACTTGACACCAAAAAGCAGATTCTTAGTGCTGTAATGGATGTTGAAGGAAAAGCTAAACAAGATTTAGCTGTAGTTTATGATGAAAGAATAAAATCTACTGCTATAAACTACGATGGTGAAGTTCTAGAAGACGTAGTTCCTGAAGACATCAATGTTGATAAGGAATACAAAAAAGAACCAGAAGACAGAAAATACCCTGTTTATATGTTCATGAGCGAAAGTGATCCTGAAAAATACGAAGCCATCATCGTTCCTATTTATGGATTCGGCTTATGGGATTACATTTGGGGATACGTAGCACTAGAAGATGATTTAAATACTATCAAGGGTGTTTCTTTTGACCATAAAGGTGAAACTCCTGGTTTAGGTGCTAGAATTACTGATCTTCCAGTTCAACAAAGATATCAAGGTAAGACCATTAACGATGAATCAGGTAAGTATGTATCTGTAGAAATGGTTAAAGGTGAAAACCACACAGGATTAGGAGAGCATGAAGTTGATGGTCTATCAGGTGCGACTATGACAGCAAATGGTGTAAACGATATGCTTTACAATTATCTTGAGTATTACCAAGCTTACCTTAAGAAACTTAAGGGTGGAGAATCTATAAGTAGTTTATAA